One Mauremys reevesii isolate NIE-2019 linkage group 27, ASM1616193v1, whole genome shotgun sequence genomic region harbors:
- the GHDC gene encoding GH3 domain-containing protein, with translation MLLAGLAVALALLLWAWRRRPGGAGSGGARRRRPWGLVLRHWLALRVLGRAAGWQRWHLEQAAQDVRRSQERLLLRLLGGARAAEPGSAVFRARCPLAERGSNGGKTPAHPALPTGPWALLRSSCTADSPLQGPVLYLDVLSRVFPEALSPRGTARFSWARGCSLPAAAWPLPTLYCAPEEAGTVPSRAAALYVQLLFALRERALRALEAGLVSELYDALGVLRAGWEDLAQDLASGRLSPRVELPEGTRRRLEQLLAPDAARAAELRAECARGWDGVARRLWPQLQVVVVAEPSGEQLYREALRESECQGLPFYCPFYGAAGALLGVNLWPEQPDSRYLLCPGWAFCEFLPAGPGAEGPPETVLLADVQEGQEYELVLTAQAGLSRCRVGEVLKVAEFHNQCPMVGPVRRLSQTLSVRGEGVPEERFYRTLRRAVAMWPGARLVDYICAESSLLGASSGVCDPHYQVFVELRGLRDLSEAQRYKLDQCLQEDFPVYKTFRLKGSIGPVRLHLVAAGAFRELRDAAGSPGPMARVLREKRPLHFIQSRVVS, from the exons ATGCTGCTGGCCGGGCTGGCCGTGGCGCTGGCTCTGCTGCTCTGGGCCTGGCGCCGCCGCCCGGGGGGCGCAGGATCCGGGGGGGCCCGGCGGCGGCGGCCCTGGGGGCTCGTTCTCCGGCACTGGCTGGCGCTGCGGGTGCTGGGCCGGGCCGCGGGCTGGCAGCGCTGGCACCTGGAGCAGGCGGCCCAGGACGTGCGGCGGAGCCAGGAGCGCCTCCTGCTGCggctgctggggggagccaggGCGGCCGAGCCAG GCTCGGCCGTGTTCCGGGCGCGGTGCCCCCTGGCAGAGCGCGGCTCCAACGGGGGCAAGACCCCTGCCCACCCGGCACTGCCGACGGGGCCCTGGGCTCTGCTTCGCAGCAGCTGCACCGCGGACTCCCCCCTGCAG GGGCCCGTGTTGTACCTGGACGTCCTGAGCAGAGTCTTCCCGGAGGCCCTGAGCCCGCGGGGCACTGCCCGCTTCTCCTGGGCCCGgggctgctccctgcctgccgcaGCCTGGCCGCTGCCCACCCTGTACTGCGCTCCGGAGGAGGCGGGCACGGTGCCCTCGCGCGCCGCGGCCCTGTACGTGCAGCTGCTGTTTGCCCTGCGGGAGCGGGCGCTGCGGGCGCTGGAGGCCGGGCTGGTCTCGGAGCTGTACGATGCCCTGGGCGTGCTGCGCGCCGGCTGGGAGGACCTGGCGCAGGACCTGGCCTCGGGGAGGCTGAGTCCCCGCGTGGAGCTGCCTGAGGGGACCCGGCGccggctggagcagctgctggctCCTGACGCAGCGCGGGCGGCGGAGCTGAGGGCAGAGTGCGCCAGGGGCTGGGACGGCGTCGCCCGGCGCCTGTGGCcgcagctccaggtggtggtggtggcagagcCCAGCGGTGAGCAGCTCTACAGGGAGGCCCTGCGGGAATCGGAGTGCCAGGGCCTCCCCTTCTACTGCCCCTTCTACGGCGCCGCAGGAG ctctgctcGGGGTGAACCTGTGGCCGGAGCAGCCTGACTCCCGCTACCTGCTGTGCCCAGGCTGGGCTTTCTGCGAGTTCCTGCCGGCGGGGCCGGGCGCTGAGGGGCCCCCGGAGACCGTGCTGCTGGCGGACGTGCAGGAGGGCCAGGAGTACGAGCTGGTGCTGACGGCCCAGGCTGGATTGTCCAG GTGCCGCGTCGGGGAGGTGCTGAAGGTGGCTGAATTCCACAACCAGTGCCCCATGGTGGGGCCCGTGCGCAG ACTGAGCCAGACCCTGAGTGTGCGTGGGGAAGGCGTCCCTGAGGAGCGCTTCTACCGGACCCTGCGCCGCGCCGTGGCCATGTGGCCAGGAGCCCGGCTGGTCGACTACATCTGCGCAGAGAGCAGCCTGCTGG GTGCCTCCTCCGGGGTCTGCGACCCCCATTACCAGGTGTTCGTGGAGCTGCGGGGCCTGCGTGATCTGTCGGAGGCGCAGCGCTATAAG ctggATCAGTGTCTCCAGGAGGATTTTCCTGTCTACAAAACCTTCCGCTTAAAGGGCAGCATTGGGCCGGTGCGGCTGCACCTGGTGGCGGCCGGGGCCTTCAGGGAGCTGCGGGATGCCGCGGGCTCCCCGGGCCCCATGGCCAGAGTCCTGAGGGAAAAGCGCCCACTGCACTTCATCCAGAGCAGAGTCGTCTCGTGA